The nucleotide sequence TAATAGAAGATATTGTTAATAATATGATTGCCGCTCGGGGTTTGATGGCGAACGGTGCCGCCTTCACCGCAGTTGCGGTAAAGGTAAATACCGCCGTTATCCAAAGCCGACAGCCTGTTGCCGACGATGCGATTGTTGGCCGATCCATCCACCGCGATCAGTTCGCGTTTGGCCGTGTCGGTGTGAATGGAGTTGTTCTGAATCAGATTGTGCGCACTTTCCGCATCCAGATAGATCGCCACACTGCTGGAAGATCCTCCGACGTTGGAATTGGTCAGGCGGACATAAGTCACACCCGGAGAAATATAAAGTGGAATGCGCGCGCTGCCTTGAATCTTCATGCGATCCAGGGTGATGCGGGTGGGGGCTGCGGCCTGGGCTCTTGCGGTATGACCTTCCGAAATGGACGAAGCACGCAAATAAGCGCCTTCTCCGTTGGTATTCATCCCGTAAATGCGCACGGAACCCAGGACAGTACAATTCTTGATTGTCACATCTGAAGGGCGGGCCCAGGTGGTTTCACCGTTTTTTTGTATTTTGCGGGAAAGAACCTGAATCATGTCTTTGCCGGCATTCACCCCGGCTTCGTTCAGGGTGCTGCCATTACAGTCAAATTGAACACCCGTGGCTTCAGCACCGCGGAACACCAGTCGTTTGCTGATGGTGCTGCCTTTGGGAAGCTTGGCCGAGCAGTCGATATTCACAGCGCTGGCCTCGGCTGTGGCGCCTGCCAGAATTTCATTTATTTTGGCGGCAGAACAAGTGCGTGCCGCAGTGACATTGCTGGGAGTAAAGTTCTGATAGGCAAAAAGCAAAATCGCACCTGAACAGATTGCCCCGAGCTTCAACAAAGAATTCATCGCCATGAATGGTCCCCCTGGATAAAACTCTTCGGCTGGAAATTTCCGGCGGAACAGGGGGTTAGCTGCAATCTTGAGAAAAAATTAAGGGGCTTTTTCGACTGTCAACGAGTTGTCCAGGCGGTTGTGTGTATAGTAAAGATTCGGGTTTTAGCCCTGTAAAACTTATGAACGCGTACTTATCTGAGACCGTTCATCTTTCTTACGCGAAGGCCTTGTCCAGATGAAAATCAGCACGCAAGAGCAGACTGCCGCTGCTGATATTTTTGCGTAAATGGGAACGTTCCCAAAGAACAAAGACAGCGAAACCAGGGGCACCATCAAGCCGGTGGCCATCAGTTTGGCGCGAGTGCGGATCACACCGTGTTTTTGCCAGTCTAAAATCAACGGCCCCATGTGTGGTTGCGCCAGCAGCCACTTGTGCCAGCGGATCGAGCTTCGCGCAAAACAGTAAGCTGTCAAAAGCAGAAACGGGGTTGTCGGAAGCAGCGGCAAAAAGATGCCGATAAATCCCAACCCCAGAAAGATCCAGCCTGCCACAAAGTAGGCGGTTCTTCTTGTCTGCTTAATCAGCTTCACAGTTCGACCTCTTTCTTTTTGCTTTCAAGCGGGGACAGCATCAGATACAACGCCGGAACCACGAACAAGGTCAGCAGGGTGGAAACGATCGTACCACCAATAATTGACAGACCCATTGGCACCCGCGTTTCTGAACCGATACCATGGCCGATCACCAGCGGCAAGGCAGCGGCAACAGTGGCTACGGAAGTCATCAGAATAGGTCGCAGACGGATCGGGCAGGCTTCAAGCAAAGCTTTGGAAATATCCTTTTCCCCGTGATACCGGACCTGATTGGTGAATTCCACCAAAAGAATCGAATTCTTTTTCGCAATACCCATCAAGACGATCAATCCGATAAAGCTGAAAAGATTCAGCGACACATCAAACGCCCACAGGGCCACCAAAGCTCCGGTCACACTGAACGGCAATGCGACCAGGACAGACACCGGATGAATGAACGAGTTGAACTGCACGGCCAGAATCAAATAGGCCACCAGGATGCCGACCAGCATCGCGGAATAAAGACTTTTGAAAGAATCGGCAAATCCGGCGGAGGCACCCTCAAGAGCAAAGGAATAGCCTGTCGGCAGAATTTCTTTGGCAATCGCACTGGCACGTTCCAGAACCGCGGCCTGAGACTGACCCGATGCCAGATTTCCGAACACCGAAATGGCCCGCTGACGGTTCACCCGGCTGATGCCCTGAATGGCGGACTGTTCTTCGATTTTCACAAGCTGTGAAAGTGGGATCAGGTTTCCGAAGTTATTACGCACATACAGCTTTTTGAAGTCTTCCGGTTTTTGGATTTGGTCTTCCAGGAACTTGAAACGAATGTCATAGCGGCGTCCATCGGCGGTGTAGCGGCCTTCACGCAAACCACCGACGCCGGCCGAGAGGATGCGGCCCACGTCTTCCACCGACACACCACGCGCGGCCATAGCCTTGCGGTCCGGGGTCAGAACAAGTTCTGGAATCCCTTTGCGGAAATCTGAATCCAGATCCACTGCCAGTTTTTCTTTTTCCAGCCGGTCCATCAGCTCCTGGGATTTTTCAAACAGGACGTTCAGGTCGGGTCCGCGCAGATTGATCGCCAAAGGATTCTGACGGCCGGAAGAAAGATTTCGCGCGGAAATATCACGCATGGAAACACGCATGTCTTTCAGTTTGCGGAACTCGGCACGCCATTTGGTCATGATTTCAAGGTGACCTTGTTGGCGGTCGGCACGGGCTTTCAAAGCCACTGGCAGGAAGACCTGATTGACGTTGGATCCTCCGCCGCCACCGCCGACCGACACGACAAAGCCTTCAACCGAGGCATCCTGTTTCAGGATGGCTTCAATTTTTTCAGCTTCACGGCTGGTCTTTTCCAGGGAGGTTCCCGGAGGCATCTGGGCACTGATAATAATGAAATCCTGATCCTGCGCGGGCACGAATTCCTGACGGACTTTGGCCACCAGGAACAGGGACACGACGAAGAACACCAAAGAACCGATCACCACCACGTACTTATATCGCAAAGTTCCGTGCAGAACCTTCTGATAGGAATGGGCGAACTTTTCAAACAATTCATCCAGCCAGTGTTCCAGTTTGGAAACTTTCGGTTCGCTGGACAGCAGGGCTGCGGCACGCATTGGTGTGATGGTGACGGCTTCAAGCAGGGACAGGGATACCGCGGCACTCATGGTCACACCGAACTGGAAGAAGAACTTCCCGATGATGCCATCCATGAATACGACTGGCAGGAACACGGCGATAACTGCCAATGTTGCTGCGACCGCCGCGGGCAGAACCTCTTTCGAGCCATCGGAAGCGGCTTTGGCCGAAGGTTTTCCCATGCGATAGTGCCGCACGATATTTTCCAGTAACATGATGGCGTCATCCACCACGATGGAAATGGACAGCGTCAGCGCCAGCAGGGTGAACAGATTTAAAGTAAACCCAGAGAAGTACAGGATGACGAAGGTCCCCACAATCGAAGTCGGGATCGAGAACAGGATGTTGACGGCAGCTGAAATACTTCCCAGGAACAGGAAACACACCAAAATGGTGATCAAGGCTGCGACCCACAGCTTTTCAATGGTCAGATTCACCGTCGCATCGGTCGGACGGGTGAAGTCGACGTTCACGCGGTAATTGAAGCCTTCCGGGAAGGTGTCTTTGATGCTGTTTAGCTTTTCGCGGACTTCGTTGGCAACGGTGACTTCGTTGGTGCCGCGCTGTTTGCGCACCTGAATGGAAACAGCTTGACGGCCATCGACACGGGCGACACGACGGATGTCAGAAAGACCGTCTTCGACGCGGGCAACGTCACGAATAAAGATCTCGCGGTCATGAATACGCTGGCCGCCCCGGCGCAGAATCTGAATGTTGGCGACATCCTGCACATTGGTGGCTTCACCCAGCCAGCGCACGCGCAGTTCGCGTTCGCCTTCGGTGAATTGGCCGGCGGCACTTTCAAGGTGCTGGGTGCTGATGGCATCCACAACATCAGTAAGAGTCAGATACAGTCCGGATAATTTTTTAGTGTCGACCCAGATGCGCAGGTTGCGCTGACTGAAGCCCCCGA is from Bdellovibrio bacteriovorus str. Tiberius and encodes:
- a CDS encoding efflux RND transporter permease subunit, whose translation is MNLIDLSIRRPVFAWVLMFALIVFGAICMNRMGISQLPDVDFPIVSVSVDYEGAAPEIVEAELLDPIEERLLAIEGIKEMRSSARQGSGSVTLEFDINRNVDVVLQEVQTALSRMRWPPGVDPATIRKQNPEEDPIIILSIYGEAELRDMINWTENYLLDQVRFLEGVGEVSIGGFSQRNLRIWVDTKKLSGLYLTLTDVVDAISTQHLESAAGQFTEGERELRVRWLGEATNVQDVANIQILRRGGQRIHDREIFIRDVARVEDGLSDIRRVARVDGRQAVSIQVRKQRGTNEVTVANEVREKLNSIKDTFPEGFNYRVNVDFTRPTDATVNLTIEKLWVAALITILVCFLFLGSISAAVNILFSIPTSIVGTFVILYFSGFTLNLFTLLALTLSISIVVDDAIMLLENIVRHYRMGKPSAKAASDGSKEVLPAAVAATLAVIAVFLPVVFMDGIIGKFFFQFGVTMSAAVSLSLLEAVTITPMRAAALLSSEPKVSKLEHWLDELFEKFAHSYQKVLHGTLRYKYVVVIGSLVFFVVSLFLVAKVRQEFVPAQDQDFIIISAQMPPGTSLEKTSREAEKIEAILKQDASVEGFVVSVGGGGGGSNVNQVFLPVALKARADRQQGHLEIMTKWRAEFRKLKDMRVSMRDISARNLSSGRQNPLAINLRGPDLNVLFEKSQELMDRLEKEKLAVDLDSDFRKGIPELVLTPDRKAMAARGVSVEDVGRILSAGVGGLREGRYTADGRRYDIRFKFLEDQIQKPEDFKKLYVRNNFGNLIPLSQLVKIEEQSAIQGISRVNRQRAISVFGNLASGQSQAAVLERASAIAKEILPTGYSFALEGASAGFADSFKSLYSAMLVGILVAYLILAVQFNSFIHPVSVLVALPFSVTGALVALWAFDVSLNLFSFIGLIVLMGIAKKNSILLVEFTNQVRYHGEKDISKALLEACPIRLRPILMTSVATVAAALPLVIGHGIGSETRVPMGLSIIGGTIVSTLLTLFVVPALYLMLSPLESKKKEVEL
- a CDS encoding YbaN family protein produces the protein MKLIKQTRRTAYFVAGWIFLGLGFIGIFLPLLPTTPFLLLTAYCFARSSIRWHKWLLAQPHMGPLILDWQKHGVIRTRAKLMATGLMVPLVSLSLFFGNVPIYAKISAAAVCSCVLIFIWTRPSRKKDERSQISTRS